A region of Penaeus chinensis breed Huanghai No. 1 chromosome 38, ASM1920278v2, whole genome shotgun sequence DNA encodes the following proteins:
- the LOC125046040 gene encoding 39S ribosomal protein L15, mitochondrial-like — MASSAGTEKALSLLRRLPRIGLSNLKPNPGAHKNKTRSRGIHGGKTHGAGSKGSGQRQNFMRLGYETGNNPFYLRFPCQNYYKGHHLKLSYVPLCMGRLQMLVDTNRLRTDIPVDLTQLVATGLFSVHPEEKEGGIMLEDDGMDHFQTRMNIEVQWATEAVIATIERNGGTITTAYYDPVALGAVCNPMALFKRGVAIPRRMLPPQHLIDYYSDPKNRGYLADPDLVAKERFILAQKYGYDLPDINSSPDKDMLLERKDPRQLYYGLEPGWVVNMKDKVIIKPTEPVLKEFYAS; from the exons ATGGCGTCGTCTGCGGGAACCGAGAAGGCTCTCTCGCTGTTAAGAAGGTTGCCCAGAATCGGATTATCGAATCTGAAGCCAAATCCTGGTGCTCATAAGAAT AAAACTCGTAGCCGTGGCATACATGGAGGCAAGACACATGGGGCAGGAAGCAAGGGTTCAGGGCAGAGGCAAAACTTCATGAGGCTCGGTTACGAGACAGGGAACAATCCTTTCTATCTCCGATTTCCATGTCAGAACTACTATAAGGGGCATCA tCTGAAGTTGTCATATGTACCATTATGTATGGGAAGGCTGCAGATGCTTGTGGATACAAACCGTTTGAGAACAGACATCCCAGTTGATCTGACTCAGCTGGTTGCCACAGGTTTGTTCTCTGTTCAtccagaagagaaagagggaggaattatGCTAGAAGATGAT GGCATGGATCACTTCCAGACCAGAATGAACATTGAGGTGCAGTGGGCAACTGAAGCAGTTATTGCAACAATTGAGCGTAATGGAGGAACCATCACCACTGCATATTATGACCCTGTTGCTCTCGGTGCTGTGTGTAATCCTATGGCCTTGTTTAAAAGAG GTGTTGCCATTCCCAGGCGCATGCTTCCTCCACAACACCTCATTGACTACTACAGTGATCCAAAGAATCGAGGTTATTTGGCCGATCCAGATTTAGTGGCCAAGGAAAGATTCATCTTAGCACAG aaatatggGTATGACCTTCCTGATATCAATTCATCTCCAGATAAGGATATGCTTCTGGAAAGAAAGGATCCACGTCAGCTATATTATGGTCTTGAACCAGGGTGGGTTGTTAACATGAAAGATAAGGTAATTATTAAGCCTACTGAACCTGTTCTCAAGGAGTTCTATGCAtcataa